In one Cervus elaphus chromosome 9, mCerEla1.1, whole genome shotgun sequence genomic region, the following are encoded:
- the LOC122700781 gene encoding olfactory receptor 2T11-like has product MKNRTSFSDFVLLGLLLNSKTIGIVFAVILVIFVVAITANLVMIFLIHMDRRLHTPMYFLLSQLSIMDTLFICTTVPKLLVDMVSKEKTISFVACGIQIFLYVTMIGSELFLLGLMAYDRYVAVCNPLRYPALMNRRVCLLLAAGAWFGGSLDGFLLTPITMNFPYCHSHSIEHFFCEIPAILRLACADTSQYETLMYICCVLMLLIPLSIISTSYSRILLTVYRMRSVEGKKKAFTTCSSHLTIVSIFYGAAFYNYVLPQSFHTPEQDKVVSAFYTIVTPMLNPLIYSLRNKDVMGAFKKFLKLSTLYSLTSKNSAMLPFMLTSEF; this is encoded by the exons ATGAAGAATAGaacttctttctctgactttgttCTCCTGGGGCTTTTGCTAAACAGTAAAACTATAGGGATTGTCTTTGCagttattttggttatttttgtgGTGGCTATAACTGCAAATTTGGTCATGATATTCTTGATTCACATGGACCGTCGCCTCCATACACCCATGTACTTTCTGCTCAGCCAACTGTCCATCATGGACACCCTTTTCATTTGTACCACTGTCCCAAAACTCCTGGTCGACATGGTTTCTAAAGAGAAGACCATTTCTTTCGTGGCCTGTGGCATTCAGATCTTCCTCTATGTGACCATGATTGGATCAGAGTTGTTCCTGTTGGGcctcatggcctatgaccgctatgtggctgTCTGCAACCCTCTTAGGTACCCGGCCCTGATGAACCGCAGAGTGTGCCTTCTTCTGGCTGCTGGTGCCTGGTTTGGTGGATCCCTGGATGGCTTTCTGCTCACCCCTATCACCATGAATTTTCCCTACTGCCACTCCCACAGCATCGAACATTTCTTCTGTGAGATTCCAGCAATTCTCAGATTGGCCTGTGCTGACACATCCCAGTATGAAACCTTGATGTACATCTGCTGTGTGCTTATGTTGCTCATCCCCTTATCTATTATCTCAACATCCTATTCTCGAATTTTACTCACTGTCTACCGCATGCGCTCTGTCGAGGGCAAGAAAAAAGCCTTTACAACTTGTTCATCCCACTTAACTATAGTTAGTATTTTCTATGGGGCAGCCTTCTACAATTATGTATTGCCCCAGTCATTTCACACCCCAGAGCAGGACAAGGTAGTATCAGCCTTCTATACCATTGTCACACCCATGCTCAATCCTCTCATCTACAGCCTCAGAAACAAGGATGTCATGGGGgcatttaaaaag TTTCTCAAATTGAGTACACTCTACTCTTTAACATCAAAGAATTCTGCCATGCTTCCTTTCATGTTAACATCAGAATTCTAG